A region from the Ctenopharyngodon idella isolate HZGC_01 chromosome 13, HZGC01, whole genome shotgun sequence genome encodes:
- the hk1 gene encoding hexokinase-1: MIAAQLLAYYFTELKDDQVKKIDKYLYAMRFSDETLRDIMARFRREMDNGLGRDTNPTATVKMLPTFVRSIPDGSEKGDFIALDLGGSNFRILRVKVSHEKKQTVQMESQIYETPEDIIHGSGTRMFDHVAECLGDFMEKQKIKDKKLPVGFTFSFPCAQRKLDEAVLLTWTKRFKASGVEGMDVVKLLNKAIKKRGDYEADIMAVVNDTVGTMMTCGFDDQRCEVGIIIGTGTNACYMEELRHIDLVEGDEGRMCINTEWGAFGDDGTLEDIRTEFDREIDRGSLNPGKQLFEKMVSGMYMGELVRLILVKMAKESLLFEGRITPELLTKGKIETKHVSAIEKSKEGLTKAKEILTRLGVEPSEDDCIAVQHVCAIVSFRSANLIAATLGAILTRLKDNKNAPRLRTTVGIDGSLYKMHPQYSRRLHKTVRRLVPESDVRFLLSESGSGKGAALVTAWAYRLADQTRQIAETLAEFRLTKDQLLEVKKRMRIEIQNGLSKNTQNTATVKMLPTYVRSTPDGSENGDFLALDLGGTNFRVLLVKIRSGKRRTVEMHNKIYAIPIEVMQGTGEELFDHIVYCISDFLDYMGMKNTRLPLGFTFSFPCRQTSLDAGILVNWTKGFKATDCEGEDVVNLLREGIKRREEFDLDVVAIVNDTVGTMMTCAYEEPTCEVGLIAGTGSNACYMEEMRNIETVDGVDGRMCVNMEWGAFGDNGCLDDIRTQYDNAVDDLSLNAGKQKYEKMCSGMYLGEIVRNILIDLTKRGFLFRGQISETLKTRGIFETKFLSQIESDRLALLQVRGILQHLGLDSTCDDSIIVKEVCGAVSRRAAQLCGAGMAAVVDKIRENRGLDHLDITVGVDGTLYKLHPHFSRIMHHTVKELAPNCNVTFLLSEDGSGKGAALITAVGCRLRQQEQKS; encoded by the exons AAAAAGGAGATTTCATTGCCCTGGATCTGGGCGGCTCCAATTTCCGTATTCTGCGGGTGAAAGTGTCTCATGAGAAGAAACAAACGGTGCAGATGGAAAGTCAGATATATGAGACTCCAGAGGACATCATCCACGGCAGTGGAACACGG ATGTTTGACCATGTTGCAGAATGTCTTGGAGACTTCATGgagaaacaaaaaattaaagacAAGAAGCTTCCTGTGGGTTTCACGTTCTCATTTCCTTGTGCACAAAGAAAACTGGATGAG GCTGTTTTGCTGACATGGACGAAACGCTTCAAGGCCAGTGGGGTGGAGGGAATGGATGTAGTAAAGCTTCTAAATAAAGCCATCAAAAAACGTGGG GACTATGAGGCAGATATCATGGCTGTTGTCAATGACACTGTTGGAACTATGATGACCTGTGGCTTTGATGACCAACGCTGTGAAGTCGGCATTATTATTG GTACTGGCACTAATGCATGTTACATGGAGGAGCTCAGACACATTGACCTGGTGGAGGGAGATGAAGGCAGGATGTGTATTAATACCGAATGGGGGGCATTTGGAGACGACGGCACATTGGAGGACATCCGAACTGAGTTTGACAGGGAGATCGACCGTGGGTCCCTCAACCCTGGCAAGCAATT GTTTGAGAAGATGGTCAGTGGGATGTACATGGGTGAGCTGGTGAGGCTGATCCTGGTCAAGATGGCTAAAGAAAGCCTGCTGTTTGAAGGCCGCATCACCCCAGAGCTGCTTACAAAAGGAAAAATTGAAACAAAGCATGTTTCTGCCATTGAGAA GAGCAAAGAGGGACTTACCAAAGCCAAGGAAATTTTGACACGCTTGGGTGTGGAGCCATCTGAAGACGACTGCATTGCCGTACAGCATGTTTGCGCTATTGTCTCTTTTCGCTCTGCTAATCTAATTGCTGCCACTCTGGGTGCAATCCTCACACGTCTCAAGGACAATAAGAACGCCCCGCGTCTCCGCACCACAGTGGGCATCGATGGCTCCCTATACAAGATGCACCCACA GTATTCCCGGCGGTTGCACAAAACTGTGCGTCGTCTGGTGCCGGAGTCTGATGTTCGCTTCTTGCTCTCTGAAAGTGGAAGTGGCAAAGGAGCTGCACTGGTGACAGCCTGGGCTTACAGGTTGGCTGATCAGACACGTCAAATTGCCGAGACGCTGGCAGAGTTCCGGCTGACCAAAGACCAACTGCTGGAGGTGAAAAAGAGGATGAGAATTGAGATCCAGAATGGACTGAGCAAGAACACTCAAAACACAGCCACTGTCAAGATGCTGCCCACCTATGTGCGGAGTACCCCAGATGGATCAG AAAATGGTGACTTTTTGGCTCTGGATCTGGGAGGTACAAACTTCAGGGTGCTTTTGGTAAAGATTCGCAGTGGCAAGAGACGAACTGTGGAGatgcataataaaatatatgccATTCCCATAGAAGTAATGCAAGGAACCGGAGAGGAG CTCTTTGATCACATTGTGTACTGCATATCTGACTTCCTGGACTATATGGGGATGAAGAACACCCGTCTGCCTCTTGGCTTTACCTTTTCCTTCCCCTGCAGGCAAACTAGTCTGGATGCG GGAATTCTGGTAAATTGGACAAAGGGCTTTAAAGCCACAGACTGTGAAGGTGAAGATGTTGTCAACCTTCTGAGAGAGGGGATCAAGAGGAGAGAG GAGTTTGATTTGGATGTTGTAGCCATAGTGAATGACACAGTGGGTACAATGATGACCTGTGCATATGAGGAACCCACATGTGAGGTTGGGCTAATCGCAG GAACGGGTAGCAATGCTTGCTACATGGAGGAAATGCGAAACATTGAGACGGTTGATGGAGTGGATGGCAGGATGTGTGTGAACATGGAGTGGGGAGCATTTGGAGATAATGGCTGCCTGGATGACATCAGGACTCAGTATGATAATGCTGTGGATGATCTCTCCCTCAATGCCGGCAAACAAAA ATATGAGAAGATGTGCAGTGGCATGTACCTGGGTGAGATTGTACGGAACATCTTGATTGACTTGACAAAGCGTGGCTTCCTCTTCAGAGGACAAATCTCTGAGACCCTGAAAACCAGGGGTATCTTCGAAACCAAGTTCCTTTCCCAAATTGAGAG TGACCGCTTGGCGCTACTACAGGTCAGGGGCATTCTGCAGCATCTGGGCTTGGACAGCACATGCGACGACAGTATTATCGTCAAGGAAGTGTGTGGAGCTGTTTCCCGCCGTGCTGCCCAGCTCTGTGGAGCAGGAATGGCTGCTGTTGTAGACAAAATCCGGGAGAACCGTGGCCTGGACCATCTGGACATCACCGTTGGGGTGGATGGCACCCTGTATAAGCTCCATCCACA TTTCTCACGGATAATGCATCACACTGTGAAGGAGCTCGCCCCCAACTGCAACGTCACCTTCCTTCTCTCAGAAGACGGAAGCGGGAAAGGCGCCGCCTTGATCACTGCCGTTGGGTGCCGCCTCCGCCAGCAAGAACAAAAAAGCTGA